A genomic window from Lotus japonicus ecotype B-129 chromosome 1, LjGifu_v1.2 includes:
- the LOC130733420 gene encoding putative disease resistance protein RGA4, whose protein sequence is MAEALLGAVFEKLISLAQNEFATISGIKGKAEKLSHTLELIKAVVEDAEKKEITNKSIKVWLQQLKDAVYILDDILDECSIESLRLKGLSSLKPKNIKFRYEIGNRLKEIARRFDEIADCKNKFALQEGVRERSTEVAEWRQTSSFIPQPKLYGREDDKRKIMEFLLSQARESDFLSIYPIVGLGGMGKTTLAQMVYNDDQGPDLVIHQTKECLDRMGEWCQSHHAASGLTKRVLESTISEREAEKQVIDFVKKHVGKYTPLLAGNSIYVDLQYLKKYMPELAGLFPHVLVDVSSVKALCIRWYPRDQKKAPIKENKHRALDDIRESIEELRYYKANIFKPKSKK, encoded by the exons ATGGCTGAGGCTTTACTTGGAGCTGTATTTGAGAAATTGATCTCTCTAGCTCAGAATGAATTTGCAACCATCTCTGGAATCAAGGGAAAGGCTGAGAAGCTATCACACACTCTTGAACTGATCAAGGCTGTTGTTGAAGATGCTGAGAAGAAAGAGATAACAAACAAATCTATAAAGGTTTGGCTGCAGCAGCTCAAAGATGCTGTCTACATCCTAGATGATATCCTTGATGAATGTTCCATAGAATCACTTCGACTTAAGGGATTATCCTCTTTAAAACCAAAGAACATCAAGTTTCGCTATGAGATTGGCAACAGGCTGAAAGAGATTGCAAGGAGATTTGATGAGATTGCTGACTGTAAGAACAAGTTTGCTCTGCAAGAGGGTGTTAGGGAAAGGTCAACTGAAGTTGCTGAATGGCGCCAAACCAGCTCGTTCATTCCCCAACCTAAACTATATGGAAGAGAAGATGATAAGAGGAAGATTATGGAGTTTCTTCTCAGCCAAGCACGCGAGTCTGACTTCCTTTCCATCTATCCCATTGTCGGCTTAGGTGGCATGGGAAAAACAACACTTGCTCAAATGGTCTACAATGATGATCAG GGTCCTGATTTGGTCATCCATCAAACTAAGGAGTGCCTTGACAGGATGGGAGAGTGGTGTCAAAGTCATCATGCAGCTAGTG GGCTAACAAAAAGGGTGCTTGAAAGTACAATTAGTGAAAGAGAAGCTGAAAAGCAG GTTATTGATTTTGTCAAGAAACATGTTGGTAAATACACACCTCTCTTGGCAGGAAATTCAATATATGTGGATCTTCAATATCTGAAG AAATACATGCCAGAATTGGCAGGCCTCTTCCCTCATGTGCTCGTTGATGTTAGTAGCGTTAAAGCTCTTTGCATCCGCTGGTATCCTAGAG atcaaaagaaagcacctataaaagaaaacaaacacaGAGCATTGGATGATATCAGAGAAAGCATTGAAGAACTTAGATACTACAAGGCCAATATTTTCAAGCCAAAGTCAAAGAAGTGA